In Deltaproteobacteria bacterium, a single genomic region encodes these proteins:
- a CDS encoding carbon-nitrogen hydrolase family protein, whose amino-acid sequence MRSYLVAAVQMTASSSKEENLAKAETFVRLAAERGASVIVLPEVFAWRGPRAEEPPQVEPIPGPTSERLRDVARRYRIHLLAGSFLEKSEEARAFNTSLLFGPEGDILAHYRKIHLFDVDIPGQVRVKESDTKKPGQDVVASETALGVFGLSVCYDLRFPELYRQLAAKGAEVLFVPSAFTFPTGAAHWEPLLRARAIENQAYVIAPNQIGKNTHGFADYGNSMIVDPWGKVLARAADKECFITAEIDRDYLEKVRRELPCLVHRRL is encoded by the coding sequence ATGCGTTCCTATCTTGTCGCTGCCGTGCAAATGACTGCATCATCCTCGAAAGAAGAAAATCTGGCCAAAGCCGAGACCTTCGTGCGCCTGGCCGCCGAACGCGGGGCGTCCGTGATCGTCCTGCCCGAAGTGTTTGCTTGGCGTGGCCCGCGCGCCGAGGAGCCACCGCAAGTCGAACCGATCCCCGGCCCAACCTCGGAACGTCTGCGCGACGTGGCGCGCCGCTACCGCATTCATTTGCTCGCGGGTTCGTTTCTAGAAAAAAGCGAGGAAGCGCGCGCGTTCAACACCAGCCTGTTGTTTGGCCCTGAAGGAGACATCCTGGCGCACTACCGCAAGATCCACCTGTTCGATGTCGATATTCCCGGACAGGTCCGCGTCAAGGAATCGGACACCAAGAAGCCGGGGCAAGACGTGGTCGCCAGCGAGACAGCACTGGGCGTGTTCGGACTCTCGGTCTGCTACGACCTGCGCTTTCCCGAGCTGTATCGGCAGCTCGCGGCAAAGGGCGCGGAAGTCCTCTTCGTTCCTTCCGCTTTCACCTTTCCCACCGGTGCCGCGCATTGGGAGCCGCTGTTGCGGGCGCGAGCGATCGAGAATCAAGCCTATGTCATCGCGCCGAATCAGATTGGCAAAAATACTCACGGCTTCGCGGATTATGGGAACTCGATGATCGTCGATCCCTGGGGAAAGGTGTTGGCGCGCGCGGCGGACAAAGAATGTTTCATCACGGCAGAAATCGACCGCGACTATCTTGAGAAAGTGAGGAGAGAATTACCGTGCCTCGTGCATCGGCGGTTGTAG
- a CDS encoding EVE domain-containing protein, with the protein MHYWLVKSEPFKYSWERLLKDGRTVWDGVRNYQARNNLQTMKTNDLVLFYHSNEGLAVVGVARVVKEAYQDPTTEDERWVAVDIAPVETLKKPVILNEMKQEKALRDIGLIRQGRLSVMPLTKEEFNLIRKKGRAL; encoded by the coding sequence ATGCACTACTGGCTGGTCAAATCCGAACCGTTCAAATACTCGTGGGAACGGCTATTGAAAGACGGGCGAACGGTTTGGGATGGGGTGAGGAACTATCAGGCACGCAACAACTTGCAAACGATGAAGACTAACGATCTCGTGTTGTTCTACCACAGCAATGAAGGCTTAGCCGTGGTCGGGGTCGCCCGGGTTGTGAAAGAAGCTTACCAGGACCCAACCACGGAGGACGAACGCTGGGTCGCGGTCGATATCGCACCGGTCGAAACTCTCAAAAAGCCAGTCATCCTCAACGAAATGAAGCAGGAGAAGGCGCTCCGCGACATCGGCTTAATTCGCCAGGGGCGGTTGTCGGTTATGCCCCTGACGAAGGAAGAATTCAACTTGATCAGGAAAAAGGGGCGTGCCTTGTAG
- a CDS encoding right-handed parallel beta-helix repeat-containing protein — protein MRSQISLFGMGALLLATTGAVQGATIVVPNDELTIQAAVDVALGGDTIKVLPGVYFENVTVPPGKDGLRILGPTAKSVTVDALPLAPTGSGPGFLVRSNNVTIGGMTIRNARPDGGLLEGDGILCEATGCTLQGLALVGNDEDGADITGHNALITQCTFSGNEDSGLELDGNNAEITRNISDHAGEVGYRLHGDNLLIENNKSKVIDDGAGFEVHGADNRILGNRAEIGTGDGFLITCSGSCSGLRIQKNLAFAISDDDEGFDIFVAPGSGTSWVVEKNVARDNVSHGFLIHGSGGLIFGNKALHNGTESEHGFFIVGDGNEISSNQAVGNDADGFRVVGNANIIANNKAVENMSNGIHLDSGADNTIFRNFVTKSLGDGIRNDGTDTILTSNTSGKNRKDCTSDLLNGASVLMESGNKCADGSIFSLTFPSFP, from the coding sequence ATGCGAAGCCAGATCTCTCTTTTCGGAATGGGGGCATTGTTACTCGCCACGACGGGGGCGGTGCAGGGGGCGACTATTGTCGTCCCGAACGACGAACTCACCATTCAAGCTGCTGTCGATGTCGCCCTCGGTGGGGACACCATCAAGGTCCTTCCTGGCGTTTACTTCGAGAATGTGACTGTGCCACCGGGCAAGGACGGACTGCGGATTCTTGGGCCAACCGCGAAAAGCGTGACGGTCGACGCTCTGCCTTTGGCGCCCACTGGCAGCGGACCGGGGTTTCTCGTGCGATCCAACAACGTGACCATCGGCGGCATGACCATACGGAACGCACGGCCTGACGGGGGACTCTTAGAGGGAGACGGTATCTTGTGCGAGGCCACCGGCTGCACCCTGCAAGGGTTGGCGTTGGTCGGCAACGACGAAGATGGCGCGGACATCACTGGGCATAACGCCCTGATTACCCAGTGCACCTTCAGCGGGAACGAAGATAGCGGTCTGGAACTGGACGGCAACAACGCGGAGATTACCAGAAACATTTCCGATCATGCCGGCGAGGTCGGCTACCGTCTGCATGGCGATAACCTCCTCATTGAGAACAACAAGTCCAAAGTCATCGATGACGGTGCCGGCTTCGAGGTACATGGGGCCGACAACCGGATTCTGGGCAACCGAGCCGAGATCGGCACCGGAGACGGTTTCTTGATTACCTGTTCGGGGAGCTGCTCCGGGTTACGCATCCAGAAGAACCTAGCGTTCGCGATCAGCGACGACGACGAAGGATTCGACATCTTTGTCGCTCCGGGCTCGGGCACCAGCTGGGTCGTGGAAAAGAACGTTGCCAGAGATAATGTGTCGCATGGCTTTCTGATTCACGGTTCGGGTGGTCTCATTTTCGGCAATAAGGCGTTGCACAACGGGACCGAAAGCGAACATGGCTTCTTCATCGTCGGCGATGGTAACGAAATCTCGTCGAACCAAGCCGTTGGCAATGATGCCGACGGCTTCAGGGTTGTGGGGAACGCCAATATCATCGCCAATAATAAGGCGGTCGAGAACATGAGTAACGGGATTCATCTTGACTCCGGCGCTGACAACACGATCTTTCGCAACTTTGTGACCAAAAGCCTTGGCGATGGGATTCGCAACGATGGGACCGACACCATTCTCACGAGCAACACGTCTGGCAAGAACCGTAAGGACTGCACGAGCGATCTCCTCAATGGAGCCTCGGTGCTCATGGAAAGCGGCAATAAATGCGCCGATGGTTCCATCTTTAGCCTGACGTTTCCTTCTTTCCCCTAA
- a CDS encoding DUF4301 family protein: MTPADLFTPTDRRHLEARGMTLETVLRQLDWFQRGFPFIRLQRPCAVEDGIVTLSPGEIERLSVLHNQAAHAGRVMKFVPASGAASRMFQSLLTLAARTEALTPATIAAAAESGDADCQQFRQLLANIEHVAFTSDLRSVLDRDGKAFDSVVRNGQELLAYLLTPKGLNYANLPKGLIPFHRYSDHSRTAFEEHVAEAAVYAQDGTHTARVHFTVPAEHHASIIACIQRLLPRYERDGCLYDIAFSVQKPATDTIAVDSHNQPFRDADGELVFRPSGHGALLENLQELRGDLIFIKNIDNVVPDYRKADTYRYKKALCGYLVSLQNELFEHQSNLRQESVTPTAIANAIQFARQKLFLDLPEEVMHSGSARQRRFLLQKLHRPIRVCGVVSNTGEPGGGPFWVRDQDGTSSLQLVESSQVHMQTAEQCAIWQAATHFNPVDLVCGVRDFADKPFDLRQFTDPRTGFISTKSKDGKELRALEVPGLWNGAMAAWHTVFVEVPLSTFNPVKTVYDLLRPEHRNE; encoded by the coding sequence ATGACACCAGCAGATTTATTCACCCCAACCGATCGTCGCCACCTCGAAGCGCGCGGCATGACCCTCGAAACCGTCTTACGGCAACTCGACTGGTTTCAGCGTGGTTTTCCCTTTATCCGGCTCCAACGTCCGTGCGCGGTGGAAGATGGCATTGTCACGCTCTCGCCGGGTGAGATCGAGCGATTGAGCGTATTGCACAACCAGGCCGCACATGCGGGGAGGGTGATGAAGTTCGTGCCGGCTTCCGGGGCCGCGAGTCGCATGTTTCAGTCGCTCCTCACTCTGGCCGCGCGCACGGAAGCATTGACGCCGGCAACCATCGCCGCCGCCGCAGAATCCGGCGATGCGGACTGTCAGCAATTCCGTCAGTTGCTGGCAAACATCGAACACGTCGCGTTCACGTCCGATCTACGCAGCGTTCTCGACCGCGACGGCAAGGCGTTCGACAGCGTCGTCCGCAATGGGCAGGAACTGCTCGCCTACCTACTCACTCCCAAAGGGCTCAATTACGCCAATCTGCCCAAAGGTCTGATTCCGTTCCACCGCTACTCCGATCACTCACGCACGGCCTTTGAAGAGCATGTAGCGGAAGCCGCCGTCTACGCGCAGGATGGTACGCACACGGCGCGCGTCCACTTCACGGTGCCAGCGGAACATCACGCCTCAATCATTGCTTGTATACAACGATTGCTGCCCCGCTATGAACGGGATGGATGTCTCTACGACATCGCCTTCTCCGTACAGAAGCCTGCGACCGACACCATTGCCGTGGACTCCCACAACCAGCCGTTTCGCGATGCCGACGGAGAGTTGGTGTTCCGGCCTAGCGGTCACGGCGCGCTTTTGGAAAATCTTCAGGAGCTGCGCGGCGACCTGATCTTCATCAAGAACATCGACAACGTCGTCCCCGACTATCGCAAAGCCGACACTTACCGCTACAAAAAAGCGCTCTGCGGCTACCTCGTCTCCCTCCAGAACGAACTCTTCGAGCATCAGAGCAACCTACGGCAGGAGTCAGTCACACCCACGGCTATTGCGAACGCTATACAGTTCGCTCGCCAGAAGCTGTTCCTCGATCTTCCAGAGGAGGTCATGCACAGCGGATCGGCAAGGCAGCGTCGCTTCCTCCTCCAGAAACTGCATCGACCGATCCGCGTGTGCGGCGTCGTCAGCAATACTGGGGAGCCCGGCGGCGGCCCGTTCTGGGTACGAGATCAAGACGGGACATCGTCTTTGCAACTCGTCGAGTCCTCGCAGGTCCATATGCAGACCGCCGAGCAATGCGCCATTTGGCAAGCGGCTACCCACTTTAATCCGGTCGATCTGGTGTGCGGCGTGCGCGATTTTGCCGACAAGCCGTTCGATCTACGACAATTTACCGACCCCCGCACCGGCTTCATCTCGACAAAATCGAAAGATGGCAAGGAACTCCGGGCTCTGGAAGTGCCTGGACTCTGGAACGGTGCCATGGCCGCGTGGCACACGGTCTTTGTCGAAGTGCCGCTTAGTACGTTCAACCCGGTTAAGACTGTCTATGATTTATTACGCCCCGAGCATCGGAACGAGTAG
- a CDS encoding CoA transferase, whose amino-acid sequence MPGPLAGITVLDLTRLAPGPFCTMILGDMGADVIRIQEPGSPTGRRAEQAGSAGTQMPGAGGTSVYNALHRNKKSVGVNLKDPEAREVFYQLVQKADVLVEELRPGVAKRLGIDYGTLKEKNPRLVYCAVTGYGQTGPYAPLAGHDLNYISQAGAMSLIGSIGEGKPAIPQNFLADYAGGGMNGALGVLAALYARERTGRGQFVDAAMMDGVMYLTVQFLSGFFANGDIPPPGKSMVNGGLPHYNVYETKDGKRLSIGSLEPWFYANLCRAVGREDLIAHEFDAAKHPDLSSHLQQIFLTKTRDEWFQILNETDQCVGKVLTLDELEDDPQVQARQMILEVDDPQHGKVKQVGFSPKLSDTPQSVRRLSPKLGEHTDEILGGLGLAPSEIVRLREKGAIR is encoded by the coding sequence ATGCCAGGACCACTTGCAGGTATCACCGTTCTCGATTTGACTCGTCTCGCGCCGGGTCCATTTTGCACTATGATTTTGGGAGACATGGGGGCTGACGTCATCCGCATCCAAGAGCCTGGAAGTCCGACGGGACGCCGAGCGGAACAGGCGGGCTCTGCTGGTACACAAATGCCTGGAGCCGGTGGGACCTCAGTCTACAATGCGTTACACCGCAACAAGAAAAGTGTGGGCGTGAACCTGAAAGATCCCGAGGCACGCGAGGTTTTTTACCAGTTGGTACAGAAGGCCGATGTCTTGGTAGAGGAGCTGCGGCCCGGCGTCGCCAAGCGACTGGGAATCGATTACGGCACGCTCAAAGAAAAGAATCCCCGGTTGGTCTATTGCGCGGTGACCGGATATGGGCAGACCGGTCCCTACGCCCCACTGGCTGGGCACGACCTGAATTACATTTCCCAAGCCGGAGCAATGTCGCTGATCGGTTCTATTGGTGAAGGAAAACCTGCGATCCCGCAGAATTTTCTTGCCGATTATGCTGGTGGGGGGATGAACGGTGCCCTTGGCGTGCTTGCGGCTTTGTATGCGCGAGAGAGAACCGGACGGGGGCAGTTCGTGGACGCCGCCATGATGGATGGGGTCATGTATTTAACCGTGCAGTTCCTCTCTGGCTTTTTTGCTAACGGCGACATCCCGCCACCGGGAAAAAGCATGGTGAATGGCGGCCTGCCGCACTATAACGTGTACGAGACCAAAGATGGCAAGCGCCTCTCGATTGGTTCGTTAGAGCCATGGTTTTACGCCAACCTCTGTCGCGCGGTTGGCCGTGAGGACCTCATCGCTCATGAGTTCGACGCGGCGAAACATCCCGACCTCTCCTCTCATCTGCAACAAATTTTCCTGACCAAGACCCGCGACGAATGGTTCCAAATACTCAACGAAACCGATCAATGTGTCGGTAAGGTGTTGACGCTGGATGAACTTGAAGATGATCCCCAAGTGCAAGCCCGGCAGATGATCCTCGAAGTGGACGATCCGCAGCATGGCAAAGTGAAGCAGGTCGGGTTCTCGCCCAAACTGTCAGACACGCCGCAGTCCGTGCGTCGCTTGTCGCCTAAGTTAGGCGAACACACCGATGAGATTCTCGGCGGCCTCGGGCTTGCGCCGTCGGAGATCGTTCGATTGCGCGAGAAAGGTGCTATCCGTTAG
- a CDS encoding DUF5615 family PIN-like protein — protein sequence MKFLVDRCAGRRLADWLRSQGHDVIESRERGPDPGDPILLKWAVAEGRVLVTIDTDFGELLFVQGASHHGLVRLPDVPANKRIELMTQVLERHTSDLEAAAIITVRGGRIRVSRTVTT from the coding sequence GTGAAGTTTCTGGTCGATCGTTGTGCCGGACGTCGGCTTGCCGACTGGTTGAGATCTCAAGGACACGATGTCATCGAATCCCGCGAGCGTGGCCCCGATCCTGGCGATCCCATATTGCTGAAGTGGGCCGTGGCAGAAGGGCGCGTGCTTGTGACTATCGACACGGACTTCGGCGAGCTGCTGTTCGTCCAAGGAGCATCGCACCACGGCCTCGTGCGGCTCCCTGACGTTCCCGCTAACAAGCGTATTGAGTTGATGACACAGGTGCTGGAGCGTCATACGTCCGACCTTGAAGCCGCAGCCATCATTACTGTCCGGGGCGGAAGAATCAGGGTTTCAAGGACAGTGACAACATAG
- a CDS encoding CocE/NonD family hydrolase, producing the protein MPQGSRLEYRIKVEKNVPSRMRDGVTLSADVYHPDAEGRFPVILLRLPYGKEMAGDFGDHEYFPARGYVVVIQDGRGRFASEGEYYPLITEGFDGYDTVEWAASLPYSNGQVGTQGQSYLGATQYQLAPTRPPHLRCAFPVSAAADYHDSWVYQGGAFSLGWQIPYAIFMVRNTIERMGLKDELWPKIRPDLLRSINFGNPMTPEGYARLPLMYWADLLKDTSPYIRDYLTHPEDGPYWWPVNIERQHRNINIPMHHVSSWYDIFLKDALVHFNGLRSKAMTPEARGGQKLLLGPWAHLFPYTTPSTGGTGDIDFGPNAWMDLHETQLRWFDYWLKGIDTGLYEEPPIRLFVMGKNEWRGENEWPLARTQFTPYYLHSQGAANTLHGNGMLSPEAPQDEPADRYTYDPADPVPTAGGNTLIIPVGVKDQREVEARRDVLVYTGTPLEQPLEVTGPLKVVLYASSSAPDTDFTAKLVDVRPDGYAQNIADGILRARYRESQSTPKLMRKDEVYELTIDLWATSHAFLPGHRVRVEVSSSNFPRFDRNLNTGGEQATGTTFQSAEQAVFHNARYRSHIVLPVIP; encoded by the coding sequence ATGCCACAGGGAAGTCGTCTGGAATATCGCATCAAAGTCGAGAAAAACGTGCCGTCGCGCATGCGCGACGGCGTGACGCTGTCTGCCGATGTCTATCATCCTGACGCGGAAGGACGGTTCCCCGTTATCTTACTGCGTCTCCCGTATGGGAAGGAAATGGCGGGTGATTTCGGCGACCACGAATACTTTCCTGCGCGCGGCTACGTGGTCGTCATCCAAGATGGGCGCGGCCGTTTCGCTTCCGAAGGCGAGTATTATCCGTTGATTACCGAAGGGTTCGACGGCTACGACACCGTCGAGTGGGCGGCGTCGCTGCCGTACTCGAACGGTCAGGTCGGCACGCAAGGGCAATCGTATCTGGGCGCGACTCAGTACCAGCTCGCGCCGACGCGTCCACCTCATCTGCGTTGTGCGTTTCCGGTCTCCGCCGCTGCCGACTACCACGACAGTTGGGTATATCAAGGCGGTGCCTTTTCGTTGGGGTGGCAGATTCCGTACGCGATTTTCATGGTGCGCAACACCATCGAGCGCATGGGGCTGAAAGACGAACTATGGCCGAAGATTCGCCCGGATCTGCTCCGCTCGATTAACTTCGGCAATCCCATGACACCAGAGGGCTATGCGCGGCTGCCGTTGATGTACTGGGCGGATTTGCTGAAAGACACATCTCCCTACATTCGTGACTACCTCACGCATCCCGAGGATGGGCCGTACTGGTGGCCGGTCAACATCGAGCGCCAGCATCGCAACATCAACATTCCCATGCACCATGTCAGCTCCTGGTACGACATCTTCCTGAAAGACGCGCTCGTGCATTTCAACGGCTTGCGCTCCAAGGCCATGACGCCGGAAGCACGCGGTGGGCAGAAGCTCCTCCTCGGTCCCTGGGCGCATCTGTTCCCGTACACGACGCCTTCGACGGGAGGGACAGGGGATATCGATTTCGGTCCGAATGCATGGATGGACCTGCACGAAACCCAGCTCCGCTGGTTCGATTATTGGCTGAAAGGCATTGACACCGGTCTGTATGAAGAACCGCCGATTCGCCTGTTTGTGATGGGAAAAAACGAATGGCGTGGCGAAAACGAATGGCCGCTCGCGCGGACGCAGTTTACGCCGTACTACCTACACAGCCAAGGTGCGGCTAACACTTTGCACGGCAACGGCATGCTGAGTCCCGAGGCACCGCAAGACGAGCCGGCAGATCGCTACACCTACGACCCGGCTGATCCGGTGCCGACTGCCGGCGGCAACACCTTAATCATTCCAGTCGGAGTCAAAGATCAGCGCGAAGTGGAAGCGCGGCGGGATGTGTTGGTCTATACCGGGACGCCGCTCGAGCAGCCGTTGGAAGTCACGGGACCGTTGAAAGTCGTGCTGTACGCTTCTTCCTCGGCGCCGGACACGGATTTTACTGCGAAACTGGTGGACGTGCGTCCAGACGGCTATGCGCAGAACATTGCCGATGGCATTCTACGCGCCCGCTACCGTGAATCGCAGAGCACGCCCAAACTCATGCGCAAGGACGAGGTCTATGAATTGACTATCGATCTGTGGGCGACGAGCCACGCTTTCTTGCCGGGGCACCGCGTGCGCGTAGAGGTCTCGTCGAGCAACTTCCCGCGCTTCGATCGCAACTTGAACACTGGTGGAGAGCAGGCCACGGGAACGACCTTTCAGTCCGCCGAGCAGGCCGTCTTCCACAATGCCCGCTACCGCTCGCATATCGTGCTGCCGGTCATTCCGTAA
- a CDS encoding DUF433 domain-containing protein: MTDEQMLKRISVNPEIFGGKPIIRGMRISVESILSLLAQGEAQEAILDDYPDLEPDDIRACLAYAHAVIAHDSLDAIQVSGK; the protein is encoded by the coding sequence ATGACAGACGAACAGATGCTGAAGCGTATTAGCGTCAACCCCGAAATCTTCGGCGGCAAGCCGATCATACGCGGCATGCGGATTTCCGTCGAATCGATCCTGAGTCTGTTGGCACAGGGGGAAGCTCAAGAAGCAATCTTGGACGACTACCCGGACTTGGAGCCTGACGACATTCGCGCTTGCCTTGCCTACGCTCACGCCGTCATTGCCCACGATTCTCTTGATGCGATACAGGTGAGCGGTAAGTGA